Proteins encoded by one window of Marixanthomonas sp. SCSIO 43207:
- a CDS encoding rhodanese-like domain-containing protein, producing MKIEQIYTGCLAQGAYYIESKGEVAIIDPLREVQPYIDKAEAAGAKIKYIFETHFHADFVSGHITLSEKTGAPIVYGPKANPNFDAIIATDNQEFKLGDCTLKVLHTPGHTLESTTFLLKDKDGKDHALFTGDTLFLGDVGRPDLAQKAANMTQEDLAGMLYDSLRNKIMPLADELTVYPAHGAGSACGKNMMKETVDTLGHQKEINYALRANMTKEEFINEVTDGLLPPPAYFPMNVKMNKEGYASIDDVLKKGQIALSPDAFEAAANETGAVMLDVRHQGDFAKGHIPGSIFIGIDGGFAPWVGDLIKDVQQPILLIADADRIKETITRLSRVGFDNTLGYLEGGFEAWKKASKEYDTVTSITAESFKEAIEKSSNDAPVYDVRKPGEFQAEHIVNAHHTSLSEINKHLADYPTKETFYVHCAGGYRSMIAASILKSRGIHNLIDVQGGFKAIKETGVDTTDAICPSTLK from the coding sequence ATGAAAATAGAACAAATTTATACCGGTTGTTTAGCTCAAGGAGCTTATTATATTGAAAGTAAAGGAGAAGTTGCTATAATAGACCCATTACGTGAAGTACAGCCTTATATTGACAAAGCCGAGGCGGCAGGAGCAAAAATCAAATACATTTTTGAAACTCACTTTCACGCCGATTTTGTTTCAGGACATATAACATTATCTGAAAAAACAGGTGCTCCCATTGTTTACGGTCCAAAGGCTAACCCAAACTTTGATGCAATTATTGCAACCGATAACCAAGAATTTAAATTGGGCGATTGTACCCTTAAAGTGTTGCACACTCCTGGGCATACATTAGAAAGTACTACTTTTCTATTAAAAGATAAAGACGGAAAAGACCATGCTCTTTTTACAGGCGATACATTATTTCTTGGTGACGTAGGACGGCCAGATCTTGCACAAAAAGCTGCAAATATGACTCAAGAAGATCTTGCAGGAATGCTGTATGATAGTCTTCGAAACAAAATTATGCCTTTGGCAGATGAATTAACTGTTTACCCCGCACACGGAGCTGGTTCTGCCTGCGGAAAAAACATGATGAAAGAAACAGTTGACACACTAGGACATCAAAAAGAAATAAACTACGCTCTTCGAGCCAATATGACCAAAGAAGAATTTATAAACGAGGTTACAGATGGTCTTTTACCACCTCCCGCCTATTTTCCTATGAATGTAAAAATGAATAAAGAAGGGTATGCATCTATTGATGATGTTTTAAAGAAAGGACAAATTGCTTTGAGTCCCGATGCTTTTGAAGCAGCAGCTAATGAAACCGGAGCCGTGATGCTTGATGTAAGACATCAAGGTGATTTTGCAAAAGGTCACATTCCTGGATCTATCTTTATAGGAATTGACGGAGGTTTTGCGCCTTGGGTAGGTGATTTAATCAAAGATGTACAACAACCCATCTTATTAATTGCAGATGCAGACAGAATTAAAGAAACCATCACACGACTTTCACGCGTAGGATTTGATAATACATTGGGCTATCTTGAAGGTGGTTTTGAAGCATGGAAAAAAGCTTCAAAAGAATACGATACAGTTACCTCAATTACAGCTGAAAGCTTTAAAGAAGCCATTGAAAAATCCTCTAATGATGCTCCAGTTTATGATGTAAGAAAACCAGGTGAATTTCAAGCAGAACATATTGTAAACGCTCATCACACCTCGCTTTCAGAAATCAATAAGCATCTAGCCGATTACCCTACCAAAGAAACATTTTATGTACACTGTGCAGGAGGATATCGAAGTATGATTGCAGCATCTATTTTAAAAAGCAGAGGCATTCATAATTTAATAGATGTACAAGGAGGTTTTAAAGCTATAAAAGAAACCGGTGTAGATACTACTGATGCTATTTGCCCTAGCACACTAAAGTAA
- a CDS encoding T9SS type A sorting domain-containing protein, which produces MKLKFTLALLFLYVVSIQNANAQVQLQGNTEYGQLFDITYSASQEDVLYAHTVTNHVVTSTDGGDTWDILYSDPLEEYATIKNLELLDDGTTLTFNVRSEGTNYNAIVLFDLTTETVTKSYNPPNSFEVDILIESYDVLDSNTDVVLMHTTYSLGGSYTHEVFYTNDGGTSWNSVYYSPVNDDVSVNNVAIAPNQADKIFIMRGVSPTRTVGGLLVSTNAGANWVEKIPGNTYNPIAFNPDNQDDILLGTFYPDENHVQNLYRSQDGGETWNIVPLDWTMMSYGNMNDIEFNPNNTDQIIVLEENEIAVSTDNGATWDNFVYNTIDPQSYYNGLKVSFNPFTNDEVAISTNFFPFISEDIGETLTKLDNPFINSTGTISAFTSEEANHVYYGLRSGYIHKDLQENTENGYALQSLDQTFGSPLKVYADPVVEGRVFTNNRVINTSYISVSNEHGANSQLALSSMFFLLLEDVSTSVTNPNISWLSTGIEIHKLDLTDLENIVDENIAVPQLGQVIEAIQVDRENGDTVWMSQSINFYMTTDGGATWELSNTGLEDLTEGDDLILDIEQNPLNPDQLMLATTQGVYLSNDKGSTWSLILSEFTNRVAFSTVTENAIVATTHYSDGFNVPLPVAKATINFSKDSGETWETISPEMLDYPVTETSAFTFSEDEADVYFGVLDLGLIKYTIDLTTLSVSSEFVNNNPIVLYPNPVSETISIDTREQVEAVTIYNIAGQRVLNVSNYNQPIRVSALQAGIYVVRVETANGVYTQRISKK; this is translated from the coding sequence ATGAAATTAAAATTTACCCTCGCATTACTTTTTCTGTATGTAGTAAGCATACAGAATGCAAACGCACAAGTTCAATTACAAGGAAATACAGAATACGGTCAATTATTTGATATAACCTACAGTGCTTCGCAAGAAGATGTTCTGTATGCACACACCGTAACCAATCACGTAGTAACGTCAACAGATGGCGGCGATACGTGGGATATTTTATATTCAGATCCTCTAGAAGAGTACGCTACAATTAAAAATCTTGAATTATTAGATGACGGTACTACACTTACATTTAATGTACGTTCAGAAGGAACCAATTATAATGCTATTGTGTTATTTGATTTGACTACTGAAACCGTAACAAAATCATATAACCCTCCAAATTCTTTTGAAGTTGATATTCTAATTGAATCATACGACGTACTAGATAGTAATACCGATGTGGTTTTAATGCATACAACCTATTCGTTAGGAGGATCTTATACGCACGAAGTGTTTTACACCAATGATGGTGGAACTTCTTGGAATTCGGTGTATTACAGTCCAGTTAATGATGATGTTTCAGTTAATAATGTGGCTATTGCTCCCAACCAAGCAGATAAAATCTTTATAATGCGCGGTGTTTCTCCTACTAGAACCGTTGGCGGACTTCTAGTATCTACAAATGCTGGTGCCAATTGGGTAGAAAAAATCCCGGGCAACACCTACAACCCAATCGCTTTCAATCCAGATAATCAAGATGATATTTTATTAGGTACTTTTTATCCAGATGAAAACCATGTACAGAACTTATACCGTTCTCAAGATGGAGGTGAAACTTGGAATATCGTGCCTTTAGATTGGACGATGATGTCCTACGGAAATATGAACGATATAGAGTTCAATCCAAACAATACAGATCAAATTATAGTGCTTGAAGAAAATGAAATTGCTGTTTCTACAGATAATGGAGCAACCTGGGATAATTTTGTGTATAACACGATTGATCCACAATCATATTACAATGGTTTAAAAGTTTCTTTCAACCCATTTACAAATGATGAGGTGGCGATTAGTACCAACTTCTTTCCATTTATTTCAGAAGATATAGGTGAAACACTTACCAAGTTAGATAATCCGTTTATCAACTCTACAGGAACTATTTCAGCATTTACTTCAGAAGAGGCAAACCACGTTTATTATGGATTACGTTCTGGATATATTCATAAAGACCTTCAAGAAAATACAGAAAACGGATATGCGCTTCAGTCATTAGACCAAACATTTGGTTCACCATTAAAAGTATATGCAGACCCGGTGGTTGAAGGTCGTGTTTTTACAAACAATAGAGTAATCAATACGTCATACATAAGTGTGAGTAATGAGCACGGTGCCAATTCGCAATTAGCGTTAAGTTCTATGTTCTTTTTATTACTAGAGGATGTGTCTACATCGGTAACCAATCCTAATATAAGCTGGTTATCTACAGGTATTGAAATTCATAAACTAGATCTAACCGATCTTGAAAACATTGTAGATGAAAATATTGCTGTACCTCAATTGGGTCAAGTTATTGAGGCTATACAGGTAGATCGTGAAAATGGCGACACAGTTTGGATGTCACAATCCATCAATTTTTATATGACAACCGATGGCGGTGCTACTTGGGAACTGTCAAACACAGGACTAGAAGATTTAACAGAAGGAGATGACTTAATTTTAGATATAGAACAAAACCCATTAAATCCAGATCAATTAATGCTAGCTACAACGCAAGGAGTGTATCTTTCAAATGATAAAGGAAGCACCTGGAGTTTAATTTTATCTGAATTTACCAATCGCGTAGCCTTTTCAACGGTCACTGAAAATGCTATTGTAGCAACAACACATTACTCAGATGGCTTTAACGTGCCACTGCCGGTAGCAAAAGCAACAATAAACTTCAGTAAAGATAGTGGTGAAACTTGGGAAACAATTTCGCCTGAGATGCTAGACTATCCGGTAACTGAAACGTCGGCATTTACTTTTTCTGAAGATGAAGCAGATGTTTACTTTGGAGTATTAGATTTAGGATTAATTAAATACACAATAGATCTTACTACATTATCAGTTTCATCTGAATTTGTAAATAACAATCCTATTGTATTGTATCCTAATCCGGTTTCAGAAACTATTTCTATTGATACCCGCGAACAAGTAGAAGCAGTAACTATTTATAATATTGCAGGTCAACGCGTGTTGAATGTATCAAACTACAACCAACCTATACGTGTAAGTGCTTTACAAGCTGGTATATATGTAGTGCGAGTAGAAACTGCTAACGGAGTATATACACAAAGAATAAGTAAAAAGTAA
- a CDS encoding heavy metal translocating P-type ATPase, whose translation MTHTYHIHGMSCNGCRNHVEEILAGVDGVIRVTVSLEKETAHIEMKEHIALKTFQKALQDDGGHYSIHPEGEQPKKERTKTTQKEKSSNTSGVYYCPMHCEGDKTYDAPGDCPVCGMDLVAEVQTNVPAQDVWTCPMHPEVSKDEPGDCPICGMDLVLKEPDLSAEEKTYTKLLKKLWWAAGFTFPIFLIAMSEMIPNNPLYTFLDQKYWNWIQFGLSLPVVFYATWLFFERAYRSIKTWNLNMFTLIGLGAGVAWLFSVFGLLVPDFFPAQFKTEAGTVHVYFEAATVILTLVLMGQVLEARAHSKTNSAVKELLKLAPNKAIRVVDGQEEKITIQQINVGDILRVKPGEKIPVDGSITEGNSAIDESMITGEPIPVDKEKGDTVHSGTINGTQSFLMKAEKVGNDTLLSQIIKMVNDASRSRAPIQRLADTISGYFVPIVVIVSILTFIIWAVWGPEPVYVYALVNAIAVLIIACPCALGLATPMSVMVGVGKGAQQGVLIKNAEALEKMNTVDTLLVDKTGTLTEGKPTVSAIEKNQESSYSEEDILQYLISLNTLSEHPLAEATVSYGKEKNSTALPTEDFQSVTGKGVKGVVNGKNTALGNERLMNDVEATISEDLKNKAHAYQEEGKTISYLAIEKDVVGYIVIGDAIKETSKKAIQRLQDLGIAVIMLTGDNHNTAQAVANELNLNDFKAGLLPEDKLKEVTQLQDEGKKVAMAGDGINDAPALAKSDIGIAMGTGTDVAIESAEITLIKGDLHGIVKARKLSEKVMKNIKQNLFFALIYNTLGIPIAAGVLYPVFGLLLSPMIAALAMSFSSVSVIGNSLRLRNTSID comes from the coding sequence ATGACACACACCTACCACATACACGGAATGAGTTGCAACGGATGCCGAAACCACGTTGAAGAGATACTTGCCGGTGTGGATGGCGTGATTCGGGTAACAGTCTCGTTGGAAAAAGAAACAGCTCATATTGAAATGAAAGAGCACATTGCTCTTAAGACATTTCAGAAAGCTTTACAAGATGATGGCGGTCACTACAGCATTCATCCGGAGGGAGAACAACCAAAAAAAGAGAGAACCAAGACTACACAAAAAGAAAAATCTTCAAACACTTCTGGAGTTTACTATTGCCCTATGCATTGTGAAGGTGACAAAACGTATGATGCTCCCGGAGACTGTCCTGTTTGCGGAATGGATCTGGTTGCTGAAGTACAAACCAATGTACCTGCTCAAGATGTTTGGACATGCCCCATGCATCCTGAAGTATCCAAAGACGAACCCGGAGATTGTCCCATTTGCGGAATGGATCTTGTTCTAAAAGAACCTGATCTTTCTGCTGAAGAAAAAACGTATACCAAACTTCTTAAAAAACTATGGTGGGCAGCAGGATTTACCTTTCCTATTTTTTTAATTGCCATGTCTGAAATGATTCCAAACAATCCATTATATACATTCTTGGATCAAAAGTATTGGAACTGGATTCAGTTTGGGTTGTCTCTTCCCGTAGTGTTTTATGCAACTTGGTTATTTTTTGAACGTGCCTACCGAAGCATAAAAACTTGGAACCTTAATATGTTTACGCTCATTGGCCTTGGAGCCGGTGTAGCTTGGTTATTCAGTGTTTTTGGTCTGCTCGTGCCCGATTTTTTCCCCGCCCAATTTAAAACAGAGGCGGGTACTGTACACGTCTATTTTGAAGCAGCTACCGTTATATTAACCCTAGTTTTAATGGGCCAAGTGCTAGAAGCGAGAGCTCACAGTAAAACAAACAGCGCCGTCAAAGAATTATTAAAACTAGCTCCCAATAAAGCCATTCGCGTAGTAGATGGTCAAGAAGAAAAAATTACAATTCAGCAAATTAATGTAGGGGATATATTACGTGTAAAACCGGGAGAAAAAATTCCGGTAGACGGCAGTATAACTGAAGGAAATTCTGCTATTGATGAATCTATGATAACCGGCGAACCTATTCCTGTTGACAAAGAAAAAGGAGATACCGTTCACAGCGGAACGATTAACGGCACACAGTCATTTTTAATGAAAGCTGAAAAAGTAGGTAATGACACATTGTTATCACAAATTATAAAAATGGTTAATGACGCCAGCCGAAGCAGAGCCCCCATACAACGTTTGGCAGATACCATTTCGGGTTATTTTGTTCCTATTGTAGTTATAGTATCTATTCTCACGTTTATAATTTGGGCTGTTTGGGGACCAGAGCCAGTTTATGTATATGCTTTGGTTAATGCTATTGCTGTATTAATAATTGCTTGTCCGTGTGCTTTAGGATTGGCTACACCTATGTCTGTTATGGTAGGTGTAGGTAAAGGCGCCCAACAGGGTGTTTTAATAAAAAATGCTGAAGCCTTAGAAAAGATGAATACGGTTGACACCTTATTAGTTGATAAAACCGGTACGTTAACAGAAGGAAAGCCAACTGTTTCGGCAATAGAAAAAAACCAAGAAAGCTCTTATTCAGAAGAAGATATTTTACAATACCTTATTTCTTTAAATACTTTAAGCGAACATCCCCTAGCCGAAGCAACCGTTTCCTACGGAAAAGAAAAAAACAGTACTGCTTTACCTACTGAAGATTTTCAATCGGTAACCGGAAAAGGTGTAAAAGGTGTTGTAAACGGAAAAAATACAGCTTTAGGAAACGAGCGCTTGATGAATGATGTAGAGGCTACAATTTCTGAAGACTTAAAGAACAAAGCACACGCTTACCAAGAAGAAGGAAAAACAATCTCTTATCTAGCCATTGAAAAAGATGTAGTAGGTTACATTGTTATTGGCGATGCTATAAAAGAAACAAGTAAAAAAGCAATACAAAGGCTTCAAGATCTTGGAATTGCAGTAATAATGCTCACCGGTGATAATCATAATACAGCTCAAGCCGTAGCCAATGAGCTTAACCTAAACGATTTTAAAGCAGGTTTACTCCCCGAAGACAAACTTAAAGAAGTTACGCAATTACAAGATGAGGGCAAAAAAGTAGCTATGGCAGGTGACGGTATTAATGATGCTCCTGCACTAGCAAAAAGTGATATTGGTATTGCTATGGGAACAGGAACCGACGTAGCCATAGAAAGTGCTGAAATTACATTGATAAAAGGTGACTTACACGGTATTGTGAAAGCTCGTAAGCTAAGCGAAAAAGTGATGAAAAACATTAAACAAAATTTGTTTTTTGCATTGATTTACAACACACTAGGCATTCCTATTGCTGCCGGTGTTTTGTATCCGGTGTTTGGGTTGTTATTGTCTCCAATGATTGCTGCTTTAGCTATGAGTTTTAGTTCGGTTTCGGTAATTGGTAACTCGCTGCGGTTACGAAATACTTCTATTGACTAA
- a CDS encoding acetolactate decarboxylase — protein sequence MFCTYRILLLGVITMIMSCNSSEEKSNENSTYPDVHIVNAMKNVIRNGELEEKILLDTISNKKGLYGLGPERYLTGELLLIDGTSYVSRVTSDSTMQVKETFNTSAPFFVYANVQSWQTVQLPEEITDLKSLETFIDKETANRKRPFAFKLSGTVKTATIHVQNLPPGTSVSSPQEAHQGQVNYHLKDEPVDLVGFFSTKHQTIFTHHDSFMHIHLITQDRTKMGHLDNVYFEKMTLYLPRK from the coding sequence ATGTTTTGTACCTATCGTATTCTTCTTTTGGGAGTCATTACCATGATAATGAGTTGCAATTCTTCTGAAGAAAAATCTAATGAAAATAGCACCTATCCAGATGTACACATTGTAAATGCAATGAAAAACGTAATTAGAAATGGTGAATTGGAAGAAAAAATTCTTCTTGATACTATTTCTAATAAAAAAGGATTGTACGGTTTGGGCCCTGAACGTTATTTAACGGGAGAACTACTACTTATAGACGGTACAAGTTACGTTTCAAGAGTGACATCAGATAGTACTATGCAAGTAAAAGAAACCTTTAACACCTCAGCTCCATTTTTTGTATATGCCAATGTACAATCTTGGCAAACGGTACAGCTTCCTGAAGAGATTACTGATTTAAAGTCTTTAGAAACTTTTATCGATAAAGAAACAGCAAACAGGAAAAGACCCTTTGCCTTTAAGCTTTCCGGTACGGTAAAAACCGCTACCATTCATGTTCAAAATTTGCCTCCCGGAACTTCAGTTTCTTCTCCTCAAGAAGCGCATCAAGGACAAGTCAATTATCATTTAAAAGATGAGCCGGTTGACCTTGTAGGTTTCTTTTCAACTAAGCATCAAACCATTTTTACCCATCACGATTCATTTATGCATATTCATTTAATTACTCAAGACAGGACCAAAATGGGGCATTTAGACAATGTGTATTTTGAAAAGATGACTTTATACCTACCAAGAAAATAA
- a CDS encoding VOC family protein: MKVNPYLNFDGQAEKAFNFYKSVFGGEFSAHMKMSDAPDSDKLPKEIQERTMHISLPLGEDTILMASDTIEGMGAPFKKGNNTYVSLHPKSREEADRIFNGLSQGGSIEMPMEDQFWGDYFGSFIDKFGICWMINYNPEY, encoded by the coding sequence ATGAAAGTAAATCCATACCTAAACTTTGACGGCCAAGCCGAAAAAGCATTCAATTTTTACAAATCAGTTTTTGGAGGTGAGTTTAGTGCGCATATGAAAATGAGCGATGCTCCAGATAGCGACAAACTTCCCAAAGAAATTCAAGAAAGAACTATGCATATCTCACTTCCGCTGGGAGAAGATACTATTTTAATGGCATCAGATACCATTGAAGGAATGGGAGCTCCTTTCAAAAAAGGAAACAATACCTATGTTTCATTACATCCAAAAAGTAGAGAAGAAGCAGATAGAATTTTTAACGGATTATCGCAAGGTGGTTCTATAGAAATGCCTATGGAAGATCAATTTTGGGGTGACTACTTCGGAAGTTTTATAGACAAGTTCGGTATCTGCTGGATGATTAATTACAACCCAGAATATTAA
- a CDS encoding DUF808 domain-containing protein, producing the protein MASGFFALLDDIAALMDDVSVMSKVAAKKTAGILGDDLAVNAEKASGFMSNRELPVLWAITKGSFLNKLIILPIAFVLSAFVPVVITVILILGGLYLAYEGTEKIYEFFVPHAHGTKEEDVQDLTKEELKALEKERIKSAIVTDFILSVEIVIIALGTVTQEPLTIQIIVVSIIALIATVGVYGIVALLVRMDEFGLKLINLNDRDDSFSDKVGRFMVRALPKVIKSLSVIGTIALLLVSGGIFVHNIDMIHHWVAAIPSILGEFLVGLVVGFIVLVVVTAFSKLWKSISKKTN; encoded by the coding sequence ATGGCTTCAGGATTTTTTGCATTATTGGATGATATTGCTGCTCTTATGGATGATGTTTCTGTAATGAGTAAAGTAGCTGCTAAAAAAACAGCCGGTATTTTGGGTGATGATCTAGCTGTAAATGCTGAAAAAGCATCCGGGTTTATGTCAAACAGAGAACTGCCGGTATTGTGGGCTATTACTAAAGGTTCTTTTCTGAATAAGTTAATTATTCTTCCCATTGCGTTTGTGTTAAGTGCTTTTGTTCCAGTGGTTATTACGGTTATTTTAATTCTAGGCGGGCTCTATCTTGCCTATGAAGGAACTGAAAAAATATATGAGTTTTTTGTACCTCATGCACACGGCACTAAAGAGGAAGACGTACAAGACCTGACCAAAGAAGAACTTAAAGCTTTGGAAAAAGAGCGAATTAAATCTGCTATCGTAACTGATTTTATCTTATCTGTTGAAATTGTTATCATCGCCTTAGGTACAGTTACACAAGAACCTCTTACTATCCAGATAATTGTTGTTTCAATCATTGCTCTTATTGCTACTGTAGGCGTATATGGTATTGTAGCTTTATTGGTACGAATGGATGAGTTTGGCCTAAAACTTATTAACCTTAATGACCGTGACGATAGTTTTTCAGATAAAGTTGGAAGGTTTATGGTACGAGCGCTTCCTAAAGTAATTAAAAGCCTTAGTGTTATAGGAACCATTGCATTACTTTTGGTTTCGGGAGGAATTTTTGTGCATAATATAGACATGATTCATCATTGGGTAGCTGCTATTCCATCTATTTTGGGTGAATTTTTGGTTGGTTTGGTCGTAGGGTTTATAGTACTTGTAGTTGTTACAGCTTTCTCCAAACTTTGGAAATCTATTTCCAAAAAAACTAATTAG
- a CDS encoding SRPBCC domain-containing protein — translation MKNKQPITVQTIVNTSLEKAWDTWVTPSHIEQWNTASNEWHTPKAINNLKVGGRFVSRMEAKDGSMGFDFSGVYTKVKPRKHLAYTLDDNRKVIVNFEKNNQGVLITETFEPEQQNSIDKQRDGWQAILNNFKNYIETEQ, via the coding sequence ATGAAAAACAAACAACCTATAACCGTACAAACCATTGTTAATACTTCTCTAGAGAAGGCATGGGATACTTGGGTCACGCCGAGTCATATTGAACAATGGAATACCGCGTCAAATGAGTGGCACACACCCAAAGCAATTAATAATTTAAAAGTAGGAGGGAGGTTTGTTTCAAGAATGGAAGCAAAAGATGGTAGCATGGGGTTCGATTTTTCAGGTGTTTACACAAAAGTTAAACCACGTAAACACCTTGCTTATACCTTAGATGATAATAGAAAAGTGATAGTCAATTTTGAAAAAAATAATCAAGGGGTGTTAATCACTGAAACCTTTGAGCCTGAACAACAGAACTCAATAGATAAACAACGTGACGGTTGGCAAGCTATCTTAAATAATTTCAAAAATTATATAGAAACAGAACAGTAA
- a CDS encoding tetratricopeptide repeat protein — protein MSILARLLIVYTLVLYAIPGIAQMEEPAQADTQIEMGVNLMFQKKHTESLEKLLEIQTVAEKNDWHEQAFKATLNIGSNYYLLSDYGEALNYYLKAYEIAIEHLSSRQEMTVLNNIGILYFQEGERAQAKKYFLKAYTIAKEVNDEVKVGYYAVNLALVSNKMLEVSEAEKYINEALPLLQESPNVLVQGKMAQAENLMLKEQFKEAEQKAQQLLPQLEGVTQQENRAFVLSVLAQIYEKQNKINKAIEYALASRYSEGSYENRTEAYDHLSSLYGKNGDFEKAITYKDSVIIAADSLNTIRNRKLFENEKVKFQLQNYQHELTQSKEVLKQERRFFYTVIITAILSMGFIIWMYRSNTVKYKQRKKIVELELAKEKSDHLLIEKQLREKETLASLEQERLKNELEVKNRKLTAKALYLSSKNELIEEVVQSLSKNTQIANHPDLKKQVNELKKHLKKDTQWDSFFKHFEEINQGFLNRLRSKYPKLTASDIRFITYLYMNLSNKEIASLLNITPQTCRKRKERLSKKMELPNDKSLFEYLSEV, from the coding sequence ATGAGCATTCTTGCACGTCTCCTCATAGTGTATACACTAGTGCTGTATGCAATTCCCGGTATTGCGCAAATGGAAGAACCCGCGCAAGCAGACACCCAGATTGAAATGGGTGTAAACCTTATGTTTCAAAAGAAACATACAGAATCCCTTGAGAAACTTTTAGAAATACAAACGGTTGCCGAAAAAAATGACTGGCACGAGCAAGCCTTTAAAGCAACCCTCAATATCGGTTCAAATTATTACTTATTATCAGATTATGGTGAAGCTCTTAATTATTACCTAAAGGCATACGAGATAGCAATTGAGCACCTTAGCTCACGCCAAGAAATGACCGTGCTTAATAACATTGGGATTTTATATTTTCAAGAAGGGGAGCGTGCTCAAGCCAAAAAGTACTTTTTAAAAGCCTACACTATTGCAAAAGAAGTAAACGATGAGGTGAAAGTAGGCTATTATGCCGTAAACCTAGCATTGGTTTCAAATAAAATGCTAGAAGTTTCAGAAGCAGAAAAATATATTAATGAAGCATTGCCGCTGCTGCAAGAATCACCCAATGTATTAGTACAAGGCAAAATGGCTCAAGCTGAAAACTTGATGCTGAAAGAGCAATTTAAAGAAGCCGAACAAAAAGCGCAACAATTGCTACCGCAACTTGAAGGAGTTACGCAGCAAGAAAATAGAGCGTTTGTATTATCAGTCTTGGCACAGATTTACGAAAAACAAAACAAGATTAATAAAGCCATAGAATATGCGCTTGCCTCTAGGTATTCTGAAGGTAGTTATGAAAATAGAACCGAAGCCTATGACCACCTCTCAAGTCTATACGGTAAAAATGGCGACTTTGAAAAAGCTATTACCTACAAAGATTCGGTGATTATTGCAGCAGATTCCTTAAATACCATCAGAAATAGAAAACTCTTTGAAAATGAAAAGGTAAAATTTCAGTTACAAAACTACCAGCACGAGCTTACTCAAAGCAAAGAAGTATTAAAACAAGAAAGACGCTTTTTTTATACGGTTATCATTACAGCAATTCTTTCTATGGGATTCATAATCTGGATGTATAGAAGCAACACAGTTAAATACAAACAACGAAAAAAAATTGTAGAACTTGAATTGGCAAAAGAAAAAAGTGATCATTTGTTAATTGAAAAACAATTAAGAGAAAAAGAAACATTAGCTTCCTTAGAGCAAGAACGTCTTAAAAATGAATTGGAAGTAAAAAATAGAAAGCTTACCGCAAAAGCTCTGTACCTTTCAAGTAAAAATGAACTTATTGAAGAAGTGGTGCAATCTCTTTCAAAAAACACACAAATAGCAAACCACCCCGATTTAAAAAAACAGGTAAATGAATTAAAAAAACATTTAAAAAAAGACACCCAGTGGGATAGCTTTTTTAAACACTTTGAAGAAATCAATCAAGGCTTTTTAAATCGATTACGCAGTAAATATCCAAAATTAACAGCAAGTGATATACGATTCATTACATATTTATACATGAATTTAAGCAATAAGGAAATAGCATCGCTATTAAACATCACACCACAAACGTGTAGAAAAAGAAAAGAACGACTTTCCAAAAAAATGGAACTGCCAAATGACAAATCGCTATTTGAGTATCTGTCAGAGGTTTAA